Proteins from a genomic interval of Fusarium oxysporum Fo47 chromosome I, complete sequence:
- a CDS encoding glycoside hydrolase superfamily codes for MTPSHAVIQFLFASLAVGQQIYLDAKGPTERPQCKATKTHEPKYTHTPFSYTLSETVRYATSVPSPTTTTTYANPPESLISLVPSLSFTTWGKWDPNATTKASDIDDPYGRAAWTALWEHANPPNFTETGIFSTTVSPTPIPSSELVLPPRDYFGPSDCYNFPKNFSFGVASSASQIEGATAEEGKAPSLMDILVQDGRVKDYVTNEHYYYYKQDIERVAAMGAKHFSFSIAWTRILPFALPGTPVNQEGIDHYNDVINFILEKGMTPEVTLLHFDTPLQFFGSNLTKAADRPEIGYVNGGYQNETFQDAFVHYAKVAMAHYADRVPVWFTFNEPLLYSYNALSINNVVKAHARVYHWYKEELGGKGKIALKFNNNFGVPRDPKSEADVYAADHFNSIQLGSFCNPIYLGEDYPESFKKTFDDYVPLSEDDLKYIGGTADFLGIDPYTATVIAPPIPNEKDSILECASNSSSTFRPYCVNQTTTTVNGWNIGYRSQSYVYITPTYLRSYLNYLHNTWKTPVALTEFGFPVYGEAEKDLSDQLFDTPRSIYYLSFLSETLKAIWEDGVEVVGAYAWSFADNWEFGDYDQHFGIQTVNRTTQERRYKKSFFDMVDFMKARGVE; via the coding sequence ATGACACCCTCACACGCTGTGATACAATTCCTCTTTGCGTCTCTGGCTGTCGGCCAGCAGATATATCTTGATGCCAAGGGTCCTACTGAGCGTCCTCAATGCAAGGCTACAAAGACACATGAGCCGAAATATACACATACACCGTTTAGCTATACCCTCTCTGAGACTGTGAGATACGCTACTTCGGTGCCATCTCCTACTACAACAACTACATACGCCAATCCACCAGAGTCCCTCATCTCTCTCGTGCCCTCACTGTCATTCACAACCTGGGGAAAATGGGATCCAAATGCTACCACAAAGGCCTCTGATATAGATGATCCTTATGGACGAGCCGCATGGACTGCTCTCTGGGAACATGCAAACCCTCCCAACTTCACTGAGACGGGAATCTTCAGCACAACTGTATCTCCCACTCCCATTCCCAGTAGTGAACTAGTCCTCCCTCCTCGGGATTACTTTGGTCCATCGGATTGCTACAACTTCCCCAAGAACTTCAGCTTCGGAGTAGCCAGTTCTGCGAGTCAAATCGAGGGCGCTACTGCAGAAGAGGGCAAGGCGCCTTCTCTCATGGATATTCTCGTCCAAGATGGTCGTGTCAAGGATTATGTCACGAATGAGCACTATTACTACTACAAGCAAGACATTGAGCGCGTTGCTGCGATGGGCGCTAAGCATTTCTCGTTCAGTATTGCGTGGACACGAATCCTGCCTTTTGCTCTGCCTGGAACGCCTGTTAATCAGGAGGGCATTGACCATTACAACGATGTGATCAATTTTATCCTCGAGAAGGGCATGACTCCTGAGGTTACGCTGCTTCACTTCGATACGCCCCTTCAGTTCTTTGGCAGCAATCTCACCAAAGCTGCTGATCGACCTGAGATTGGATACGTCAATGGTGGTTATCAGAATGAGACTTTTCAAGATGCCTTTGTTCACTACGCAAAGGTTGCTATGGCGCACTATGCTGATCGTGTACCTGTCTGGTTCACCTTCAACGAGCCTCTACTCTACTCATACAATGCTCTGTCCATCAACAATGTTGTCAAGGCCCATGCGCGAGTTTATCACTGGTAcaaggaggagcttggtggaaagggaaagattgcgctcaagttcaacaacAACTTTGGTGTACCCCGAGATCCCAAGAGCGAAGCTGATGTCTACGCTGCGGATCATTTCAACTCTATTCAACTGGGATCTTTCTGCAATCCGATTTACCTGGGCGAGGACTATCCCGAGTCATTCAAGAAGACTTTCGATGATTACGTGCCCCTAAGTGAGGATGATCTCAAGTACATTGGCGGTACCGCAGATTTCCTGGGTATTGATCCATACACTGCTACAGTCATCGCGCCACCCATCCCAAACGAAAAGGACAGTATCCTCGAATGCGCCTCAaactcatcctcaaccttcCGTCCTTACTGCGTCAACCAAACCACCACAACCGTCAACGGGTGGAACATCGGCTACCGCTCCCAAAGCTACGTGTACATAACACCAACCTACCTGCGCAGCTATCTCAACTACCTGCACAACACATGGAAGACCCCCGTCGCTCTCACAGAGTTTGGTTTCCCCGTCTACGGCGAAGCTGAAAAGGATCTGTCTGACCAACTGTTTGATACGCCAAGGAGTATTTACTACTTGAGTTTCTTGTCTGAGACGCTCAAGGCGATTTGGGAGGATGGTGTCGAGGTTGTTGGAGCGTATGCGTGGAGCTTTGCGGATAATTGGGAGTTTGGGGATTATGATCAGCATTTTGGAATACAGACTGTTAATAGGACGACGCAGGAGAGGAGGTATAAGAAGAGTTTCTTCGATATGGTGGATTTTATGAAGGCGCGTGGTGTGGAGTGA